AAAGCAGCGAAATGCCAGCAGTGCGCAGAATGATATTTAGCACCAGTAAAACATTCTGTTGCGGTCATATCACAGAACTGACACGAAATGCCCCCTTGGGTGGGTCCATAAAAAAGTTAAAACTGTTATCTCAGCTCACGTAATTTAAGAACCAGCCGAAGGTTTCGTTGGACGTAAGTCCAACACTAAAAGGTGCCAGGAGTGTCTTATTAACTCTATAAGGTGCAATAAGGTTTAGAGAATATCATGTCTTTTCAACTCTAGCACAACTTTATAAAGCTTTTTACATTTTATTGTACATAGTAACTTTAAACAATCTTCATACTTTGTCCTATTTTACTGTAATGCTGTGGTCTAATAGgtcattttcgaattctcacggctggactggatctagcgtgaaatggaggctaatgcgggcaaatcttttcaaatgcaaattaatttgcccgcattagcctccatttcatgctagatccagtccaaccgttagaatacgaaactggcctattgtaTTGGTGTTAATGTTTGTgtaataaactatctatctcaTTTACGCTGTATAGAAGAAACGAAATGTCCTGTTTGTCAAGGAACTGTTATCGCTGAAGGTCAGTGTTGATGATGTTATTTTGCTATTCTTCTGCATCGCAGTTTCCATTTGCTTCCATTCCAGATAAGTCTCTCCCTGTCGCTTCAAATTTCTATCGACTGAGTCGTCTTTTGAAAGCTTCGTAGTTAGAAATAGCCTGATGGCGGTTGCACGAAGACGGCTCTTGTCACTGTTAAtcaacaattagactacgagcacgagttgactatcgctcgtagaaaacgagggcgagtagtctaattgttttagtataaatttactcgtagtatcattgcataaaaatgtaaagtcaagtttaggaaaaaatgctttattgtgtttacatcggcaattcaaaggtttcaaacactgcgcgtgatgtgcactgaggtgtgaaacaagcatcacgtattcaaaatagtcaatttttcattggctattcacaactgtagactatcagcagatagtctacgagtaatatagccaatcagatttacggattcacgatagactacgagtaaatctATACTAATGTCCAATAAGCTCGTCTCGCAAAGGGCGGTAGCTCAAACGTAGACACGATATATTTGAAGCTTCTTTCTCAAACTtgagtctttttcttttgtcagatGTGAAGAGTGCCTCGCACGTTGTCGTGTTCTTTTGCAAGCACATTTATCACGATGACTGCTTGCCGGCTCGTGATGTGGTGAGCTTTTGTTTTAGTAGTGCGCTCTTAAATAAACAATTCTTTTCTTGTACTAACTATTCAGCCCTTGGATTCAGGTAATGCAGATACTCTTGTTAATTTCCCGCTTGATTCTGAACGTTTGTTTGTGAATACGATCTAGAAATCTCGCGACATCTGTAGGACGAGAAATTAAATGAAGctgattttaaaatttgttatcGTCCTCGTTAGCCTCTTCACCAGTCCACCCCTGAGGCACCATTGGCTTTCTTAAGGTCGCCATCTCTTCTCTTTAAAGAGCAGTCTGTCTAAAGGATGCCAaattttatcttatttttttaaacaGGGACCGTTTTGTCAGATCTGCACGGCACACAGCCAAGTAAAAAGACTTCGAACCCGACAGGTGGAAAGAAACGAAGCGCTCCTCAAGAAACCGTAATTggtaatagctgttattacagttatcagtggttttgactcacaaacgaggctaatgggttatttcccattgtattgaccctttagcctcgtttttatgcagttgtaaacaaaagaagttttgtctgcgggctcaactgtaataacagctattgcatGCATCAGTTGCTTGAGAGTGCGCTCATGATTCAGTTGCCAATTAATCCATGACTCGTGCCTACACCATACCCAATCGAAATTTAAAGGGCAAGTATAGTATCGACTTAAGGTGCAAAACATCGAAGTGGACAATCCGTCCCGCTTCTCTCCAGAATAATAAACCATGAAGAATTTAAACGAGGACAAAATACGTTTAGTCAAATCTTTGCGTAACGAGTGAGCACGTATAACACACAGCAATTCAAGAAAGGTTCAGGACAGCGATTTATTGTACACAAATACGTTGAGAAGGAAATATGAAAGAGTCATAGTACAAAGTGTGTATTGGTTCCACATGAACTGCGATATAAAATATAGACCTTTTTCATCTAAGTACAACAATTGAATTAAAACTTCGCCTTCGTACCGAGTACGTCGGACAGAGGTAGCTGCCTCCATTTAATTGAGCTTAGCAGCCATTTAACTAAGAGGCAACGCAATTTCTTGATGGAATTTTGCGTCACTCGCGCAGTGCGTGACTGGGTTTAACGAATAAGGCAACGATGCTACCCGTAGTCAAATCGCATCGTGTGAAACACGAGAAAGAGATGAGGATGCGCGAATAATCTTCCTATAATTTTGAACAATAAATAATGTCTTAAAAACCGGAAACATTGATCCTTTATTTAATCTTTACACTGATCTGTTCCGTCTATAGCACCTTAAAGTCTCCCCCCCCCCGTCCCTCTCCTTGTTCGTGACATGAACTTCCCGTGCGTTCACCGAAGTTACGAAGCAGCGAAGTTTTGCCGATTACTTGACACAAACACGCCGCACACTTCAACGACACAAAACTACTGTGATCCACAGTTTTGATTTTACTGGCACCGTTTCTATGTTCAGTTTTCTTTAGTTGTGTATGAGGTTGGTTTCGCCCTCTTTAACCACAGCCACCTCAAAGGATTCAAAACAGACACCCGACAAACCTGGATAATGTACAAAATTATACGAAACGCGTCAGAAAAAAGGAAATCCATCTACAAGAttaaactgtaaaaaaaaaaaccaaacaaatgcAGCATGCAAGCACCCCAGCGTTTCTGTACAGCGCTAGAGAAGTTTGATGGCGTTTAGTTGAAATGGCTGCAGTTTCAGGGAAAGACCAGTCAATTTTTCTTGTCTAAAAGATCTCGAAGGAAGAAACGTCTGAATTGGTAAATGATATTTGGCAAATAGATCCGCAATCCATTCCCGTATTTAATGCTCTGAAACAAGCCCGGGGGAAGCCGATACCTGGCTCATACGTACAACCAGGCAGTTGTTCTTCGGTTTCCAAAAAGCCGTAATTTCCACTGgacaaactttgaaaatgacCCGAATGCCTCCTCCTATTTCCAGGTTTTTTCGTGACCCTAGCATTCTCTTCGAACAACATGTCAGTTCTCGTAGAATTCCTTTCTTTACCATTCTAAACATTGAAATTGCGTCGCGACCTCACGTGGCATTGGGCATGTTATTCATCGTAGTTCCTACCCCATCCAGTGTGTTAAGGATGCCGTCCGCTCTTCTGACCACATCAACGTCCCTTTGGAAAAAGGGAGTACGATTAATACttagttaaggacggtgcctactattgttattgcgcatacgttctgcgcatctccagatactcgcaTTTCCTATCGCCattgcttactaatacaggaatatttttgcgcggtttaaaactatccggagaaagtagatcttagtaagtactcttgtatccaaaaagaaaattgggggtaaccatacatttttgagagataattaagcttcaatttgagaaagaacgccatacattgctttgtattttaaagctttttacagatattattcatgaattatctttgaaaaatgcatggttatccccaattttctttttggatttcaaaagGACTTGttagatctacatttcctgcataatcacacaccggggaaaaaatatcttcaattagtaggcaccgtccttaagttgacaacaatgaaaaacaacgaATATCAACCCTCCCCAATTTGACTTGCTTAGCCAGTAAAGCAAAGTTTGCAGTATATGCGTTATACGGGAGTTTTTCACATAAGATCAGCTGGCGCAATGCGAGTCCCTAGTCATCCCAAGGACTTTGCCTAAGAAATGCCCGGTAGACTTACGTTTCTTCAAGTCCTGAATTTTCAACAGCATTCACCCTTAACACAGAGCTTGTCGACGGTGAATGGTGAGTCGTTGGTGAAAAGGGCGCGTTTCCCCTAACAAGCCCGTTCCCCGAAAGATTCGAGTTTTCAGGAAAGTTTAAAGCGTATACCGCCTTCATAGGCGCCGTAGAGTACGCAGTGTTCTTAGCAACTGTCGCCCCTGTCGTGTAGCCACCTTGATTCGATAGTGGTCCGTTTGGTAAGGAATTACGGCTTATATTCGCATGTGTGAAGTTCGGTCCCACAACTCCATTTGTCGGGGTGGGGTTGAGTGAAAATTTCGATCTTTGCTGCGTTGAGAAGCTTCTATGAAGGCGTGGTCTGGGCTCGCCGCCCTGTTTGCTGATTGATGGAGATTCTTGTGATGATAATGACGTTGACGACGAATGCGTGGAGAGTGATACTTGAGAGGGGGGAGATCTCGGTCTGAAATGAGGCCTAAAATGGGATTAAAACGGATATccaaaataagcaaaattttaCAAATTCTGGAGACATTCGTTGGATTCGTTTCCACAAAGATAATCATCACTAAATCTGACTTCAAGATACTTAGGATCagcccaaaaaaaaaggaaataaatagtTATAATCAATTTTATGGACACGCAAAGGAATTGGAAACCGGAGAATTTAATCTCGAACCCTGCACCTTTACCAAAGAGAGGAATCCCTGGTTGTTGAGGACTTCTTTTTGTGTGGACCTCAGATACCTGTAGTATGACCTCCCCCTCTTTACCTCTcatttagagcggttttcaaatgactgtcgaaaaaccaaagcaattactccgaccaatcacaacaggagcaaacaccacgatgaaccaatcacaattcctagcaatcacctgtaactcgctcgtagcgcgggaaaaatcacgcgttcatggtgcgattggttttggttttgcttctcattggttgaaaaactggcgcgagtcttttaagccaatcactaggcgtagcaatcgcaaacacgtaattactttcgacagtcatttgaaaactgctctaagcaAGCAAGCTAATGATCTGATATGAAAGATCTCTACTTACAGTAAAGGTTTTTTCCAGCCTGTAAGGTGATCGTAAGGAAACAAGCCATTCGGTAATGAAAACGAAGACGTTGAACAGTTTAACCGCGCATCTAACTCGTCCAGATCTTCAGACAAAGGATTATATGCTCGATCCATGCATATTCTGTTGAAAAAGGCATTGTGCACACAATCGTTTGAGTTTGGGCGGATTTATCCTTGagagctaaagtcatttcatttgaaaaattaGTTGTTCATACTGCAGTCACGCATTTTTTACCTTCCTCCTCGACCGATTCTCCTCCGCGCAAACCCGATCACTCTTTGCGGCGATGATATAGAGGTACAACTAAAGCGAAATCTTCTGTCACCCAGACCCCCCTCGGCTGGGTCTACCCACGGGAGGGGATGGGGTGAGTCAAATCGAGGCTGTGGaaagataaacaaaataataaaacaatcaacaaaaaaaaaaaaaaaaggaggcaATTTATTGCATCAAGGCTGAGAATACCAACCGATAAATATTCGACACCAAGTTTTCTTTTGAAGGCGAATCTACCATCAGGatcttcatcatcatcctcGGGTTCTGATGGAATGTCGACCTGCAAATAGAGAAAATTGACAATCCATTCAATCTGACCAGTCTATCCAGTTATTCATTTTAAAAGACAGCTGTCTTGCACCTCACAAGGAATCTTGggattcatcatcatcatttcatTGCATAGCAttaagggaccagtcattatttAAGTTTGGGGGGGGGGTTGCAGGGGAAAATGCTTTTGATGCAAAACGATTTCCAGGCCCAACCTGATGGCATTCAAGTTTTTTGGGTACCCCAGCCCCACACGCTCTGCTACAAAAGATTGGGGACCCCCCACTTTTCCCTCCCTTCTCGCTGGTCCCTTAAGAACAACTGCAAACTGCAGGTAATGACAATTTTAGGAATTGAGGTCAGACACCAGTGTTTTTGTACGTACTGGGGGTGGTGATGCGTGAATGAGTTCCTCTTCGTCGCTAAACACCACTTGTTCACCAGCTGGAGCCACCACTGATGTCTTGGCATGATGATGCAGTTTGGGTCTCTTGATGCTAAATACAAAACATTCATAACTCAGTCTAACTAccacattgaaaaacaaaaattctaaGAGCAAAAACTATTTTCAGATCACGCAAATTGACTTCAATCAAGTTTGATTGAAATCGCCTTTGCGTGGTATTCATAACCATCAACAagacaaacaataattattagtaatacGTAGTAATATTGAAGATATCTGACCTAGTAAGTTAACATCACCCTGCAGAGAGTGAGAGAGGTCACCCTGTTTATGGTTGTTGACAAAGGCAACTTTCCCCTAGAAACCCTTTCCATTCC
The nucleotide sequence above comes from Acropora muricata isolate sample 2 chromosome 12, ASM3666990v1, whole genome shotgun sequence. Encoded proteins:
- the LOC136892319 gene encoding enhancer of polycomb homolog 1-like isoform X2; translated protein: MSKLSFRARQLDSNKALPVYRAEELPDLTEFSTINRAVPQMPTGMEKEEETEHHLQRAISAQQVYGDTQQLVIPTPDTEEVKDRVVETLYHDIFKQPKQYIHVQAFNFEEELPEYDMDSEDDDWLKNFNKKKELLTPFRFEQLLDQLEKNSGNQAVSFNEAKSLMKEFNADNFKALYDYWLNKRKKLKDLVISLIPQLKGEKRDGSSASDPYVAFRRRTEKMQTRKNRKNDEASYEKMLKLRRDLNRACTILDMVKRREQSKKDQLQLTVDIFEKRYAAGDYAGQILQQCLDMIRYQPPATNLTVPTSAAYGENITPGAVTGEDREQELWRKQLQERPRLGKNDLMNELSIKRPKLHHHAKTSVVAPAGEQVVFSDEEELIHASPPPVDIPSEPEDDDEDPDGRFAFKRKLGVEYLSPRFDSPHPLPWVDPAEGGLGDRRFRFSCTSISSPQRVIGFARRRIGRGGRICMDRAYNPLSEDLDELDARLNCSTSSFSLPNGLFPYDHLTGWKKPLLPHFRPRSPPSQVSLSTHSSSTSLSSQESPSISKQGGEPRPRLHRSFSTQQRSKFSLNPTPTNGVVGPNFTHANISRNSLPNGPLSNQGGYTTGATVAKNTAYSTAPMKAVYALNFPENSNLSGNGLVRGNAPFSPTTHHSPSTSSVLRVNAVENSGLEETDVDVVRRADGILNTLDGVGTTMNNMPNAT
- the LOC136892319 gene encoding enhancer of polycomb homolog 1-like isoform X1, whose protein sequence is MSKLSFRARQLDSNKALPVYRAEELPDLTEFSTINRAVPQMPTGMEKEEETEHHLQRAISAQQVYGDTQQLVIPTPDTEEVKDRVVETLYHDIFKQPKQYIHVQAFNFEEELPEYDMDSEDDDWLKNFNKKKELLTPFRFEQLLDQLEKNSGNQAVSFNEAKSLMKEFNADNFKALYDYWLNKRKKLKDLVISLIPQLKGEKRDGSSASDPYVAFRRRTEKMQTRKNRKNDEASYEKMLKLRRDLNRACTILDMVKRREQSKKDQLQLTVDIFEKRYAAGDYAGQILQQCLDMIRYQPPATNLTVPTSAAYGENITPGAVTGEDREQELWRKQLQQERPRLGKNDLMNELSIKRPKLHHHAKTSVVAPAGEQVVFSDEEELIHASPPPVDIPSEPEDDDEDPDGRFAFKRKLGVEYLSPRFDSPHPLPWVDPAEGGLGDRRFRFSCTSISSPQRVIGFARRRIGRGGRICMDRAYNPLSEDLDELDARLNCSTSSFSLPNGLFPYDHLTGWKKPLLPHFRPRSPPSQVSLSTHSSSTSLSSQESPSISKQGGEPRPRLHRSFSTQQRSKFSLNPTPTNGVVGPNFTHANISRNSLPNGPLSNQGGYTTGATVAKNTAYSTAPMKAVYALNFPENSNLSGNGLVRGNAPFSPTTHHSPSTSSVLRVNAVENSGLEETDVDVVRRADGILNTLDGVGTTMNNMPNAT